Below is a genomic region from Leptotrichia shahii.
GCCATATTTCCTGCACCTGTTCCATTTTCCATAGAGTCAGCCATTGCCATTTGAGTATACTTGTTTACATCCCCAACCATACTTTGTCCTGCTGCCTTTTCCTGCATACGTTTTATTTCTTCTGGATAATTGAAGCTGGAAATAGTGAAACTTGGAATGCAAAGTCCGATTTTTCTCATTTCAAAATCCATATCTTCTTTAATCCCATTTCCAATTTCATAAGAATTAACCTGAAGGTTAAACATATCTTTTCCTTCTCTAGCTATCCATTTCATAAGAAGCTGATCCAGCATTGAAATTACTCTTTCTTTTACATCATCAATATTATACTGCTGCTTAATTCCAGCAATTTTATCAATAAATACATTATAGTTGTCAACTTTACAAGCCATTACGCCAAAAGCTCTTATTGGCATTCCTCCTGGAAGTCCTGGTGCTGGAATATTAATAGCATTTTTAGTTCCCCATTTTACAGTAACTTCCTTTGTATTGATAAAAAGCACTTCAGCTCTCATTCCTGAATTAAATCCAAACTTAAATCCTTTTAATGTCGACAAAAAAGGAACTATTTGTGAAACGACATCATAACTTCCTTCATCTTCAAAAACACCTTCTATTTTTCCATTAGAAAGAAAAATTGCATCTTGCCCAGGTCTTATAATTAATTTTGAGCCTTTTTTTATTTCTTTATTTGACCATTTCCAAAAAAGAGTCTCATCATCATACTGCTCCCATTCTATAACATTGGCAAGCTGATTTCCAAATAATCCCATTACAGATTTCTCCTTTCAATTTTTATTTTTTATATTCCCATTTCCTTTTTCAATCTTTCAAGTTCGTCATCAACCGCAGATGAATTTTCCTTGGATTCTGCATCATCATATTTCTTCATAAGATCACCAACTTCATCCCTTTTTGGAGAATTAAGTTCTATACTTGCATTTGCTTCGTCCAACATTCTATTAGCCTTTTCTTCAACAGAATTAAATGCATCCATTTTCCCGCTTATACCAGTAGAAGATGATAATTTACTAATTTTTTGAGCAGATTTTGCCATTTTTATTTTTGTCTTTATTTCATTTCTTCTAGCATTAAGTTTTTGTATATCCACTGTAAGTTTATCATGCATTTCTCTCATTTTTAAAGAGTTTTCAACCGCAACCATTTTTTCCTTTTCAAGCGATTCTAATTTTATTTTAATAGATTCCTTTTTTTCCAAAAACATTCTTGCATCAGCTTCATTTCCAGCTTGAAGGGCTTTTTTCGCATAACTTTCCATTTTTTTAATTTCATCTTCACATTCCAAAACTTTTCTTTTTGCTGCGCTTTCCTGTGCCATTACAGCAACTGTTTCAGCCTTTACACTCCCAAGATCCTTTTCCATATCCCTTAAATACTGATCTATCATTTTTTCAGGATCTTCCATTTTATCCAGCACCGCATTAATATTTGATGCCATTATTGTTTTAAATCTTTCTAAAATACCAGCCATTTTTTATTCCTCCAATATATTTTTTTATTTATTCATATAGTAAAATAACAATCCCAATGCTATTACAGCCAATATAACTGCAATAGCTATTTTTACAGCCGATTTTGGATATTCTCCGACTATTTTCCCATTTTCCCCATTTATAACAATTTGATAAGATTTCCCATTAAACGAATAAGACATTGAATATACAGGTAATAGTAAAAGCCTGTAATATTCATCGCTCCAATAGACAGAATATCTTATATCTCGTACTCTGTCATATCTTCTTAGCACATCTGAAGAAATTGTATTATAAATTTCATTTTCCATTTTTACTTTAGCTTCTTCGTAGCCTTGCCTCATGGAAATTTTAAAAATTTCAGAATTGTACCCTGACAAATATCTTGAATCAAAATTTATCGTATTTTCCACATTAAATCCTCCAAGACTTTTTAAAAGCCTGTCATTTAGCGTTCTGGAAGCTCTCATTATGACATTTCTGAATTTATTTTCAACTTCTCCACTTACATAATACCAGTCTGTAACTATCCTTGTCTTCGTCTTTCCATCCTCTTCGTAAGTTTCCGTTCTATCAATCCCTCCCTGAGCGGTATATTCACTATCTGCATTATTGTCAAAAGACCAGTATGGAAGATATATTCCAGTTATTTTTCCGCTTTGATACAAATTTTTTAAAACATTCGGAGCAAACCATCTTCTTTTTATCCAATTTGAAAAAAGATTCCCTATCTCTCTTTTATCCACAATAAAAGGTCTTATTCCATCAGGCTCTAATACAGATACCGCCTTTTCGCTCAACACGATATTTGTATCGCAATAAGGGCATTTTTTTGAAGTTTCAAGTGGTTCCATCTCGACCATAGCTCCGCAGGAACTACATTGAACAATAGTTTTTTCTTCAGATATTTTACTTTTTATCCTTTTTTCATAATCATCTATATCGTGTCTTTTATGTGTAAAAACTTTTGGCAATTCTTCTTCTGTTTCACAATTCTCACATTTCAGATTCCCAGATTTCGGATCAAACCGCATCATTCCACCACAATTTTTACATCTAAAATCATCACTTTTCATTAAAATACTCCTTGACAAAAGGTTTTTAACCTCAAGTTAAATAAAATTTAATAAATAAACATAGAATCTCCAAAGCTCTGAACCTCCCATGACTAAAGTCGCAGGGTTCTAAAATCTTTAAAAATATTCAAAAATTTTCTAAGAAGTTTGATAGCTTTACACTACCCTTATTCTTTTAGGCGTGTTCAGCTCACCTCTATTGTATAGGACGCTTAAGTCCACAACTTTACTTTTTCTTAATATATTTAATGCTCCATTACAATCTGCATTTAATTGATAGTCTTTACTTGTTTGATACAGTCCTCTTTTTATTCTTCTTCCACTGAATATATATTCTTGTAGATTTTCTTTATCATATATTGGAATTTTATCTCCATCAAAGAAACTTGCTTTTGAGGTATAACTTTCTTCTTGCAGTTTAAATTTTATTCCATATAGTTTACATAGATATATTAATTTATCTCTTAATTTTCCATATGGTATATTTACAAAGTTTTGATTATTTATACTTCCAATATTTGATTTTCTTTGAAAATCTTCATTATATCCTAAAACTAGTTTTCCTATATCATTATTAAGACAATAATTTAATATTATTCTTGCTGCTTTTGAAAGATAATCTTCTATACGATTGTTTCTCTTTCTAGTTATTCTCTTTTGCCTTAATGTTATATGCTCTATCTTTTGTTTATCTTTAATGCTTTGCAATGTTGCATTTGTCTTATTATAGTATTGATTAATTGATTTTAATTTTCTACCATCTATTATGAATGAAGCTCCAGTATTTGTAACACAAGTACAAAGATTATCTATACCTAAATCTATTCCTAGTGCATTGTTTTCATTTAATTCCCTTTGAACTTCTTCTACTTCATAAATGTATTGAATTTCAAAGTACCTAGAATGTTGTTTTGGTATTATTCTAATCTCTTTTATCTTCTTGCCTTTCAATACTGGTGGTAGTTTTATTGCGATTTCCTTATGTGTCTTTCTAAATGAATTTGAATAAGGAACTATCAGTATATCATCTTTTAATCTTACAAAACCTATAACAAGAGTAGTAAAACCATCTTTAGCAAAATATTTAGGTAATTTTATTTTACCATTATATTTACCATTCTTAGCAAGTTTTAAAAGTCCAAAAAATGATTTGAAACTTCCGTCTACTTCTTTTAGAATTTGTTGAGCCATATTAGAATTTAACTTCTTATAGTTCTCACTATTTTTAAGCATTTTATAGTTTTCGTTATAACTTAAATACTTTTTCTTATTAAAATAGTATTGTCTAATATTATATATAGCTTCATTAGTTAAGTTCTTGGCTATATGAGATAAATATTTTAAATTCCTAAACTCCTTTTTACTAAGATGTTTTACTTGTTGTTTTAAAGTTAAATACATAGATATCACCTCCTTTTCATCAGAGATATTATACCATGTATTCTACATTTTATCTGTAAAAAAAGTAATATCTTTTATTTATTTTTAAATATTTTTAAAGTTTTTAAAACCCCACAACAGTGGGAAGCGTCGTTCACATAAGTTCGCTACTACTTATGCAGTTCTCTTGGCATATACACTCCTTAATAAATTAAGGAGATTAGCCTTGAACTTCTTGTTATCTCTAACAAGCACAGACTATATCTTATCCATAGTGTATCTCAATACCTTAGGCGAAACCACTTCCAATACCTATCGCTTGTATTGTACTCCCCTCACGAGGGATAGTCGTTGAACTTTCCTTTTCAGGCTTAGCTGCTGATTGTCTATTATCATAATGTTTAGGATTTAACCTTGCATCATCTAGTATATTTTTTCTGCTTTCGCTACCTTCACACTTATACCATATTTGAACGAAGGTATTATGTTGTGGTTATACTAGCTTTAAGAGTTCCCAGCAGTTCAGTTTCTTTGTTGCACGATTTTGCTCCGTGTCTACATACAAGTTTCCCTATATGCTTACTAAAATTTTCGTGCAATTTATCTCACGACTAAAGTTGCGAGTGTTCTTGCACTATTTAATAAAATCTATATTTCTCTTCAATAGCCTTTTTATAAGCCTCAAAAATAAATTCTTTTCCACCAAATGCTGAAATTAGCATAATTAACGTAGATTTCGGCAAATGAAAATTTGTAATTATCGCATCAACAATTTTAAATTTATAATTTCCATAAATAAAAATACTTGTATTTCCTTCATCTGCCATAAGTTTTCCATTTTCATAAGCAGCTGATTCCAATGTTCTTACTGATGTCGTTCCTACTGCAATCACACGATTTCCATTTTTCTTAGCCTCATTGACAATTTTAGCCGTTTCATCAGGCACTCGGTATTTTTCACTGTGCATTTTATGATCCAACACATTTTCCACCTTCACAGGTCTAAATGTCCCAAGTCCCACATCCAAGAATACTTCCGCAATAATAATTCCTTTTTGACGAATTTTTTCTAATAATTCTTTCGTAAAATGAAGTCCTGCAGTTGGAGCGGCAACAGATTCCCCCTCTTTTGCATATACAGTCTGATATCTATTCTTGTCCTCCAGTTTTTCAGTAATATATGGTGGAAGCGGCATTTCTCCCAACCTATCCAAAATTTCCTCAAATCTTCCTTCAAAACTAAATTTTACAACTCTATTCCCATCATCTTTAATTTCTAAAAGCTCTGCCTCCAGAATTCCTTCCAAAAATATAATTTTCTGCCCAATTTTCAACTTTTTCGCAGGTTTTAGCAAAACCTCCCACGTATACAAATCATATCTTTTTAAAAGAAAACATTCAAGCACAACACCATTTTCTTTATGACCTAATAATCTTGCGGGAATAACTTTTGTACGGTTAATTACAAGAACATCGCCTTTTTTCAAATAATCTATAATGTCATAAAATTTTTTATACTCCAATATTTTTTCTTTTTTATTTAACACTAACAATCTTGAATGATCTCTTGGATTAACTGCATGCTGTGCTATCAGCTCTTCAGGCAATTCAAAATCAAAATCTGAAATTTTCATTTAAATTATTTTTCTCACTTTCTATTATTTTTTATATTCCCTCTTTTCATTCTTCCTTTTTTAAAGGAAACAGGGAATTTAATAATTCCCTGCCAATTTCCATAATTTTTATGTATTTTAAATATATCCTATTAATATGCACTTCCAATTTCAAATGTTTTATAAGTATCTACTCGGTTATACCATCCTTGCAGCCATCTGCTTTCATTTCTTGGAGCATTTCTTACACGTCTGGCTAATATGTCTTTAGCAGAATTGCTAAATTCCACTAATGCACTTTGTCCAGTCGCTGTCCCCTTCATATTCTCAAGCACTTGTCTTAATCCCCAAGCAACATTATTATATGATGAAACACCTTTTAATCCCTCACCTTTGAAATTTACATAGTCAATTAATGCATATAGCCCATTGGGAGTATTTACCATTCTTTCAAATTGATTTTTTAAATTTTCTTTATTTGAAGAAGCCTGTATCATTTTGTCAAGCGAACCTTTTAGCCTGTCATAAATAAACATTACTTGAATATCCCTTGTACTGTCAAAAAATGCAATTAATTCTTGAATATCCCTATCACCACTAGCTTTTTTAGACATCAACTCTGATTTGCTGTTCCAAGGAGAATGTTTAAATTCTGCAAGTAATTTTGGCAATGTAACACCTTTTTCCTTATAATAGGCAATCATATCAGGTAAGCTGTCTCCAAATCCGCTTCTTCCACCACTAGCCTTAAACCACGTGAAATGCCCTATTCCAAGTGACGGAAAATTTTCTCCATCGTTCCAGTCAACTAGATTATTTCTAACTCCACCAGTTTCGTTTTGGAAAATTTTCTCCGCTACAGCGAGCAATTGTTCCCTTGATAACTTCATATCGGGCGTTCCTTGCTGAGTTTTTCTGTTTGCTGTATAAGTGTTTACATTTGGACGTTCGTAACTTCCACTATCACGCATATTTTTCAAACTTGTATTTACATTTAAATCTATACTTTTATTATTATATTGATCTTTAATTAATTTTTCCAATTGAGAATTATTAGTTTTAGTTGAAGCCACCGATGCAGGTTCTGTTTTAGGCGTGCTTACGCTTTCAATGTTCCCTTTTAACGACACCTCCTTAATATTTTCACTTCCAAATGATACTATTGAGTATGCTAAACTCAATAACGATACTCCTGTTCTTTTAAAAAATCTCCTATCACTAATCATTAACTCATCTCCATTCTTTTTTTAAATAATTTTTATATTTTTTAAATACTAAAAATCATTTAATGCTTAATTAACTTTCAATTTTATTTATAATTTTCTGTCCTACAACAACTCTATCCAATCCCGCTAAATCCTTTATAACTTCAACATTTTTAAGACCAGAGCTTGTCATAATTTCTATAATATTTTTCGCCTGCTTATAGCCAATCTCAAATAATAAATACCCAAAATTAGCTAAATAATCAGATGCCTTCCGACAAATCTCGTAATAAAAATATAATCCGTCATTTTCTGCAAAAAGTGCTTCGCTTGGCTCATGTAATAAAGCGTCATCTGACATAATACCAACTTCACTAAGGGAAATATACGGCGGATTTGACACTATCATATCAAACTCTCTAAATTCAACATTTTCAAATAAATCAGATTTCAAAAATTTTATATTTGAAACCTTTAAAATCTCTTTATTTTTTTGAGCAGTTTCAAGCGCTTTTTCTGAAATATCCACACCTAGCACATAAGAACCTTCTATTTCTAATGCAGCTGTAATCCCTATTATACCACTTCCAACACCAATATCAAGTATTTTTGGATGAACTTTTGAATTTATATTGTCTTTATCCACAAAATCTTGAGTTTTTAAAATATTATGCTTCAGAATATCTATCATTTTTTCAACTAAGATCTCTGTATCTTGGCGTGGAATTAAAACTCCCTTGTCAACGTAAAATTTTCTTCCATAAAATTCTTGCTCATTTAGCAAATATTGAACCGGAAACTTTTCACGTCCAATTTTTTGAATAAAATATCTGATTTTCTCGATTTTCTCATCTTCAATATCATCTCTATACTTTGTAAAAAGCATCATTCTATCAATATTCAAAACATGTGAAAATACAATTTCTGCAATTAATTTACCTTCTTCAATATCATTTTTTTTAAGATATTGAATACTTTTGTCAAGCAGCAATTTTAATTGTTTTTCAGACTTTACTATATTTTCAAAATCGTTATCACCAAATATATTTTTTTCTTTTGATTCATTTATAACTTCATTTAATTTTTCTCGAATTTTTTTTAACTCATTTTCTAATAATATTCTCTCAAATTCAGCATACAGCATAATTCTTTCCATTTTCATTACTTCAGCAATTATGCTTTCCGCTGTTAATCGAGCATTCTTTATATTTTTTTTTTCCAAATAATTAACCGATTTATTTAAAATATCCAGCAAATTATTCATTATTATTTCCAACCTCTTTCAATAATTCAGCTTGTTCATAAGCTATCAAGGCATCTATCATTTCATCCAGATCCCCATCCAAAATTCCTTCAAGCCTATGAAGCGTCAATTTAATCCTGTGATCCGTAACTCTTCCCTGTGGGAAGTTATAAGTTCTGATTTTTTCAGATCTATCTCCACTTCCAACTTGTGAACGTCTTTCGTTTTCAACTGCACTTCTTTGTTTTTCGCATTCTATTTCATACAATTTAGAAACTAATACTTTCATTGCAGCTTCCTTATTTTTTATTTGCGAACGTCCATCTTGTGAAGTTACCACAAGTCCAGTCGGCAAATGGGTAATTCTTACAGCAGAATCAGTAGTATTTACGTGCTGTCCACCTGCACCGCTCGATCTGTACGTATCAATTTTTAAATCACTTGGATTAATTTCAACTTCACTTACATCATCTATTTCAGGCAATACTGCGACTGTAATTGTAGATGTATGAACTCTTCCTGAAGATTCAGTAGCTGGAACTCTTTGTACACGATGAACTCCACTTTCAAATTTTAACCTTGAATAAGCTCCATGTCCTTTAATCAAAAATGTTACTTCTTTCAGTCCACCGACACCGATTTCATTTTTTTCAATAATTTCAGTTTTCCAACGGTTTCTTTCTGCATATCTTGTAAACATTCTGAAAATATCAGCTGCAAATAATGCCGCTTCATCTCCACCTGCTCCAGCACGGATTTCCATGATAACATTTTTATCATCGTTGGGATCCTTTGGAAGTAAAAGAACTTTTAATTCTTCTTCAAGATGTGGAATTTCTTCTTCAATCAGATGAATTTCTTCATGCATCATTTCCTTCATTTCTGCATCTTTTTCAGATTTTAAGTCTTCTTTTAAACCTTCCATTTCTTCTCTACGGTTTTTGTAATATGTATATTTTCTAACAACTTCATCAATGCTGTTCAAAGCCTTATTGTACTCCATAATTTTCTTTGGATCTGATACAACTTCAGGATCCATAAGCATTTTTGTAAGTTCCTCGTGCTTTAGGACAACATCGTCTAATTTTTGAAACATAATCTATTTTCCAACTCCTAAATTCTCGATTTTATTTAAACAATTTGTAATCAAAATTATTTTTGAACCTTAATTATATTTAGATATTGCTAACAAGGTGTTAAGACCTCTTGCTTCAGAATATTTATTTTATTAAATTCTGAGTTTGTATAATTACCAAACAGGTCTACTAATCTTTTTAATTATCTAAAATAAATTTTCTCAATAATTCTTTTTCAGATAACTTTTAACGTTAGATATTATAGCACATTTTTTAATCTTTTTCAATTTTTAATTATACAAAATTCCAAATTGCATCATTATAAATAATATAGCAAATGCAACTGAAAACCCAAGCAGTCCACCCGCCAGAACTTCCCTAATACTATGAATCCCAGACTTAACTCTGCTTTGAGCAACTAATGCAGCCATAAAGAATCCCAAAACCAGTATTCTTATATCCGAAGTCATAAATGCCAATATTCCAAAAGCTGCAAAGGCTATCGCACTATGTCCGCTGGGCATACCGCCTTCAAGCGGCGTACCTTTTCTAAAAAAAGTTTTTAAAACAATTACCAAAATTGAAACTAAAATTAATATCAAAATTGAAATATTACCTTTTCTACCAGCTATAACGTGCAATTTATTCGCACCATCAAAAATATCCAGTAATTTATCATAAAACAGCAAATATCCCACACAAAGTGCGTTAATCGCAGCAACCAGAACCGCTCCAGCCGCTACATCCTTAGCCAATTTTGCAAGTGGATGCCGTTCAGGAGAAACCAAATCAATGATTGCCTCAACTGCAGTATTTACAAGCTCTGTAATTATAACAAATGATACTGATAATGAAATTATCAAAATTTCCACTTTGCTCGCATTTATAAGAATCGCCAAAATTACAATAATAATTGCCGCAAGTATATGAACTTTCATATGCTTCTCATCTTTCAATGCAGAAATTAACCCTTCAATAGCAAAATTAAAACTGTCAACAAGTCTTTTATCCCTTGCCCTTTCCTTTTTTATATCCCAATTATATCTATTCTTCTTATGAAACAATGAAAATATTGATCTTTTCTTTTTTTTATCATTATTTTTATTTTTCTCCATTAAATTTTCTACTCCTTCCTAAATTTTTTGTAAAAAATTTATCTAATATAATTAAATTTACTCAAAATTTCTTCTTCCCGCTTTCTCATAACAATCTTATCTTCTTCCTCAATATGGTCATATCCCAGCAAATGCAACATTCCGTGACATAAAACATAGTAAAATTCACGTTCATCAGAATGTCCATATTCACTAGACTGCTCTCTCACACGATCAATTGAAATTACAATGTCACCTAACATATTGACTGCTCCTACGTTTTCTGTTTCATTGTAGGCAAAAGAAATTACATCAGTTGGAGCATCCTTTTGACGATATTCACGATTTATTTCCTTAATTTCCTCATTTGTTGTAATCAGCAGTGAAAGATAGTATTCATTTTTGTCAAAATTTTCCTTGTATTCATCTTTTAAAATATAGCTTACAAATTCATTTATTTTTTCTTCATCGAAGAAACTGTCAATTTTTTCAATACTATAAGTTATGTCTATTTCTATTTTTTTTTTCATTTTTTATACCTTCTCCATTTTCTAATTAGATATATTCAATAACCTAAATTTATTTATGTTTTTTAGTTCTTTCATCCATTTTTGGATATTTTATTCTTTCATGATAAACACCTTGTAGCGTATTTATAAATGATTGAATAACTTTCTCCAGTTCTCCTAAAGTTAAATCAGAATCGCTTAATTGCTTGTCTTCAATTTTTGATTTTACTAAATATCGGATAAAATTCTCAATTCCTTCTTTGCTCTTATTTTCAAGTGTTCTTGTAGCCGCTTCCACTGTATCTGCCAGAAGGATTATGCCTGATTCCTTTGTTTTCGGCTTAGGCCCACTGTATCTAAAGTTGCTTTCTACAACCTTCTCACCGTTTTCTAGTGCCTTATAGTAAAAATATTGAGTCAAGGTTGTTCCATGATGCTGCAAAATCACATCTAATATCTCCTTTGGCAATTTACTCTCTTTACCCATTATATATCCATCTTTTGTATGTGAAGTCAATATTAATGCACTTAATGACGGCTTTATCTTATTATGCGGATTAATTCCATCTCGCTGATTTTCCACGAAGAATTCTGGACGCTTCATTTTTCCAATATCGTGATAATACGAAGCAATTCTTGCAAAAGTGGCATTCGCTCCTATACTTTCAGCCGCCCCTTCAGCCAATGCTCCAACCATTATACTATGATGAAAAGTTCCTGGAGCTTTTATAAGCAGCTGTTTAAGCAGCGTGTGTGAAAAGTCGCTTAATTCCAGCAATTTCATTGTTGTCAAAATATCAAAGTAATCTTCAAAATATGGTAACACCGCAAGCGACATCATTCCAGTAAGAATACCAGAAAATACTGAAAATACTATCATTAACATAATTAATCCTAAATTTGACTGATTTACCATTCCATAGCTAAATGCCAGCAATGCCTGAAATATCCCCAAAAAAAAGCTCAATTTAATAATATCACTTCTACCAACAAGATCATCTGCCTTATAAATCGCAACAAGTGAAACTGCTATTGTCACAAAAAACCACGATTCCTCCTGAGATAGCATAACCATATTAGAAAATGTTACAATAATTGCATAAGTTTTATTTCCTAAAATTGTCGAAATAATTGGGAGCATTGCAAAGGGAAGTAAGTAAATAAGAAACTGATTATTTAAAAATAAAACATAAAACATATTTACAACTATTATTGTAATCAATGTCGGATAAAATGCATTTGATTCTACAATTTTTCTTACATTTTTTTTGAGGAGATAATATATTAAAATTAAAAGTAATGAAAATGTTGTTACTAGCCCAACTGCTTTTTTAAACTTATCTTCATTTCTTACCAAATTCAGTTTTTCCAACTTCAAAAATGCATCTGAATCAATTATTTCGCCCTTCTTTACAATAATATCTCCTTTGTAAATCTTTATTTCCTTATCTCTCAACGACATCATATTATCTGCAATTTTTTTCTTTGTTGCTTCCTTATTTATGACTAAATTCGGCTTTATAAAATTTTGAAGAACTTTCATATCCAAATTATCAGCCTGTATATCCTTTCTTCGGATTATTTTTGGCAAATTCTCCATTTTATAAATTCCTGTGCTGTAAATTTCAGACATAATCTCATTAAGATTTACAGAATATTCTACATTTTCTGTTCTTGCCGCTATCTCTCTAATATCTGCATTAGTAAATGTATATTTATTGTCTTTTATATATTTTTCAAGAGTTGCGTCATCAGATAAATTCATATTTCGAATATCACGTAAAAATTTATTAAGTAAAATTACCGTTTCTCTATTTACATCCTTTATTTTATCAAATTCAGGCTGTGTTGTCTTCACTATTTTTTCTTCAATGCTGTCATCTAAAATATCTACAAAATACGATACATTTTTATAAGCCACAATATCAGATTTTGCAATACTTCCAACATTATAGTTTATATTTAGTCTTGACATTTCTATAATTATTCCAAATATCATAAATGTTATCGCCAAAATAGCAAATCTAAACATAAATCTATTTTTGATATAAGATTGGGATTCATTATTTTTTTTCTTTTTTTCTTTTATTTCAAGAAGAAATTCCCGCCCTAATATATTTACTCTCATTTTCCCTATCCTTTCCTAAATTTTATAAGCCTCCCTTTTTATTTTTATCGTATTTTAAATTTTTATTTCATTCTCTTTAAAATCTCATTTTTACTTTCAACTACTCTATTCCTTGGAAGAGCAGCCAAAAATTTCTTCCCATACATTTTTTTTATTATTCTATTATCAAGAACTATTATATTCCCGCTATCCGACTTACTTCTAATAAGCCTTCCAATTCCTTGCTTAAATTTAATTACAGCCTGTGGAACTTGATAATCATTAAACGGATTTTGTCCATTTCTTTTAATATTTTCAATAATTGCCTCTGTCACAGGATCATTTGGCACCTTAAATGGCAATTTTGTAATAATTACCGATTTCAGCTGCTCTCCTTGCACATCGACTCCTTCCCAGAAACTGTCTGTACCAAATAATATTGGATTTTTAGAATGTTTAAATATTTCAATCATTTCATGACGGGGAAAATCATTTTGCCTTATAAGCGTATATTCCTTTTGTGAAAACCGTGATTTTATTCGGTTATATAAAAAATTTAAGGTACTGTACGAAGTAAATAATAAAAAACAATGCCCCTTCGTACTTTTTATCGCTTTTTCAACAAATCCTTCCAAATCCCTCATAAACTCAACATTCGTTGGATCAAGTGCATCTTCTGGAATATAGACTTTCATTTGCTTTTCATAATCAAATGGTGATTTTACAATTTTTTCGTCTATTTTTTTATGTTTTTCCTTTATAAGTCCGATACTTT
It encodes:
- a CDS encoding diacylglycerol kinase, with amino-acid sequence MEKNKNNDKKKKRSIFSLFHKKNRYNWDIKKERARDKRLVDSFNFAIEGLISALKDEKHMKVHILAAIIIVILAILINASKVEILIISLSVSFVIITELVNTAVEAIIDLVSPERHPLAKLAKDVAAGAVLVAAINALCVGYLLFYDKLLDIFDGANKLHVIAGRKGNISILILILVSILVIVLKTFFRKGTPLEGGMPSGHSAIAFAAFGILAFMTSDIRILVLGFFMAALVAQSRVKSGIHSIREVLAGGLLGFSVAFAILFIMMQFGILYN
- the ybeY gene encoding rRNA maturation RNase YbeY; the protein is MKKKIEIDITYSIEKIDSFFDEEKINEFVSYILKDEYKENFDKNEYYLSLLITTNEEIKEINREYRQKDAPTDVISFAYNETENVGAVNMLGDIVISIDRVREQSSEYGHSDEREFYYVLCHGMLHLLGYDHIEEEDKIVMRKREEEILSKFNYIR
- a CDS encoding HD family phosphohydrolase, producing MRVNILGREFLLEIKEKKKKNNESQSYIKNRFMFRFAILAITFMIFGIIIEMSRLNINYNVGSIAKSDIVAYKNVSYFVDILDDSIEEKIVKTTQPEFDKIKDVNRETVILLNKFLRDIRNMNLSDDATLEKYIKDNKYTFTNADIREIAARTENVEYSVNLNEIMSEIYSTGIYKMENLPKIIRRKDIQADNLDMKVLQNFIKPNLVINKEATKKKIADNMMSLRDKEIKIYKGDIIVKKGEIIDSDAFLKLEKLNLVRNEDKFKKAVGLVTTFSLLLILIYYLLKKNVRKIVESNAFYPTLITIIVVNMFYVLFLNNQFLIYLLPFAMLPIISTILGNKTYAIIVTFSNMVMLSQEESWFFVTIAVSLVAIYKADDLVGRSDIIKLSFFLGIFQALLAFSYGMVNQSNLGLIMLMIVFSVFSGILTGMMSLAVLPYFEDYFDILTTMKLLELSDFSHTLLKQLLIKAPGTFHHSIMVGALAEGAAESIGANATFARIASYYHDIGKMKRPEFFVENQRDGINPHNKIKPSLSALILTSHTKDGYIMGKESKLPKEILDVILQHHGTTLTQYFYYKALENGEKVVESNFRYSGPKPKTKESGIILLADTVEAATRTLENKSKEGIENFIRYLVKSKIEDKQLSDSDLTLGELEKVIQSFINTLQGVYHERIKYPKMDERTKKHK